A portion of the Natrinema salaciae genome contains these proteins:
- the thrS gene encoding threonine--tRNA ligase — protein MSESDSQSQEQIAVVLPDGSELEVAADATVEDCAYEIGPGLGSDTVAGKLDGELVAKEAPVYDGAELEIVTDQSDEYLEVMRHSASHCLAQAVERHYDDVDLAIGPPTDEGFYYDFDNLDVDEADLADLEAEMEAIIDEDYEIEREDVSIEEAERRLADEPYKLELLAEFADENDTVSFYRQGEWEDLCAGPHVDSTGEIGAIELLEIAGAYWRGDEENTMQTRIYGTAFEDEGDLEAFLERKQEAEKRDHRRIGNEMNLFSIQDVTGPGLPLYHPAGKTVLSELEAFVEELNEDAGYDYVETPHVFKTDLWHRSGHYENYQDDMFIFDVGDDEFGLKPMNCPGHAAIFQDHSWSYRDLPIRYAENGKVYRKEQRGELSGLSRVWAFTIDDGHLFVRPEQIKSEVEEIMEMITDVLETFDLEYEMALATRPEKSVGSDEIWERAEAQLESVLDSHGHEYEIEDGDGAFYGPKIDFAFEDAIGRSWDGPTVQLDFNMPERFDLNYVGEDNEEHRPVMIHRALYGSYERFFMMLIEHYEGRFPLWLAPEQVRVLPISDDNLGYAHRVANEFDDFRVEVDGRDSTLERKIRAAHDDRVPYQIIVGDNEEEDGNISVRDRFEDQEYDVEIDEFRKHLEAERDEQRTEPDFLQ, from the coding sequence ATGTCAGAATCAGATTCCCAGTCACAGGAGCAGATAGCGGTCGTACTGCCAGACGGTTCGGAGCTCGAGGTCGCCGCGGACGCGACGGTCGAGGACTGCGCCTACGAGATCGGCCCCGGACTCGGTAGCGACACGGTCGCCGGCAAACTCGACGGCGAACTCGTCGCCAAGGAGGCTCCGGTCTACGACGGTGCCGAACTCGAGATCGTCACGGATCAGTCCGACGAGTACCTCGAGGTCATGCGCCACTCCGCATCCCACTGTCTCGCCCAGGCCGTCGAGCGCCACTACGACGACGTCGACCTCGCTATCGGCCCGCCGACGGACGAGGGCTTCTACTACGACTTCGACAACCTCGACGTCGACGAGGCGGATCTCGCCGACCTCGAAGCGGAGATGGAAGCGATCATCGACGAGGACTACGAGATCGAACGCGAGGACGTCTCGATCGAGGAGGCCGAACGGCGGCTGGCCGACGAACCGTACAAACTCGAGTTGCTCGCAGAGTTCGCCGACGAGAACGACACCGTGTCGTTCTATCGGCAGGGCGAGTGGGAGGACCTCTGTGCCGGCCCACACGTCGACTCGACGGGCGAGATCGGCGCGATCGAACTGCTCGAGATCGCCGGCGCTTACTGGCGCGGCGACGAGGAGAACACGATGCAGACGCGCATCTACGGCACCGCCTTCGAGGACGAGGGCGATCTCGAGGCGTTCCTCGAGCGCAAGCAGGAGGCCGAGAAGCGCGATCACCGACGGATCGGCAACGAGATGAACCTCTTCTCGATCCAGGACGTCACCGGTCCCGGCCTGCCGCTCTATCACCCCGCCGGGAAGACGGTCCTCTCGGAGCTCGAGGCATTCGTCGAGGAGTTAAACGAGGACGCGGGCTACGACTACGTCGAGACGCCCCACGTCTTCAAGACGGACCTCTGGCATCGGTCCGGCCACTACGAGAACTATCAGGACGACATGTTCATCTTCGACGTCGGCGACGACGAGTTCGGCCTGAAGCCGATGAACTGTCCCGGCCACGCCGCCATCTTCCAGGACCACTCCTGGAGCTACCGCGATCTGCCGATTCGCTACGCGGAGAACGGGAAGGTCTACCGGAAAGAGCAACGCGGGGAACTCTCCGGGCTCTCACGAGTCTGGGCGTTCACCATCGACGACGGCCACCTGTTCGTCCGACCCGAGCAGATCAAAAGCGAGGTCGAAGAGATCATGGAGATGATCACCGACGTCCTCGAGACGTTCGACTTGGAGTACGAGATGGCCCTGGCCACGCGCCCGGAGAAGAGCGTCGGGAGCGACGAGATCTGGGAGCGCGCGGAGGCGCAACTCGAGAGCGTGCTCGACTCGCACGGCCACGAGTACGAGATCGAGGACGGCGACGGCGCGTTCTACGGGCCGAAGATCGACTTCGCCTTCGAGGACGCCATCGGCCGCTCGTGGGACGGTCCCACGGTGCAACTGGACTTCAACATGCCCGAGCGGTTCGACCTGAACTACGTCGGCGAGGACAACGAGGAACACCGTCCCGTCATGATCCACCGCGCGCTGTACGGCAGCTACGAGCGGTTCTTCATGATGCTCATCGAGCACTACGAGGGACGGTTCCCGCTGTGGCTCGCGCCCGAACAGGTCCGCGTGCTGCCGATCTCCGACGATAACCTCGGCTACGCCCACCGCGTCGCAAACGAATTCGACGACTTCCGCGTCGAGGTCGACGGTCGCGACTCGACCCTGGAGCGGAAGATTCGCGCGGCCCACGACGATCGCGTCCCCTACCAGATCATCGTCGGCGACAACGAGGAGGAAGACGGAAACATCTCGGTGCGGGACCGCTTCGAGGACCAGGAGTACGACGTCGAAATCGACGAGTTCCGGAAGCACCTCGAGGCCGAGCGCGACGAGCAGCGGACGGAACCGGACTTCCTGCAGTAA
- a CDS encoding HAD family hydrolase, with amino-acid sequence MSINAVLFDFDDTFYPYSPCNEAGKDAARETALELGYDFDRESFEAFYQAGRRATKRETPGTAASHERFLYFKRALERRVGRPKPADALALGDAYWEAYIDEIALYPGVEGTLETLRGNGIDVAVVTNLTTRIQLEKLAALELEPVIDLLLTSEETGREKPGSVMFTVPLSRLDRRPSEAVMVGDDVEADVAGANAVGLETVLFDADGDSDDEALEGHRRPDHRIDAFADLQEVVL; translated from the coding sequence ATGAGCATCAACGCCGTCCTCTTCGACTTCGACGACACGTTCTATCCCTACTCGCCGTGTAACGAGGCGGGAAAGGACGCCGCTCGAGAGACCGCACTGGAACTCGGCTACGACTTCGATCGCGAGTCGTTCGAGGCGTTCTATCAGGCGGGACGTCGTGCGACCAAGCGCGAGACTCCCGGCACGGCGGCCTCTCACGAGCGCTTCCTCTACTTCAAACGCGCCCTCGAGCGCCGCGTCGGGCGTCCGAAACCGGCGGACGCGCTGGCGCTCGGCGACGCCTACTGGGAGGCGTACATCGACGAGATAGCGCTCTATCCCGGCGTCGAGGGAACCCTCGAGACGCTGCGCGGAAACGGGATCGACGTCGCCGTCGTGACGAATCTCACGACGCGCATCCAACTCGAGAAACTCGCCGCCCTGGAACTCGAGCCCGTCATCGACCTGCTTCTCACCTCCGAGGAGACCGGCCGGGAGAAACCGGGGTCGGTCATGTTCACGGTGCCCCTGTCGCGACTCGATCGACGGCCGTCGGAGGCGGTGATGGTGGGCGACGACGTCGAGGCGGACGTCGCGGGCGCGAACGCCGTCGGGCTGGAGACCGTGCTGTTCGACGCCGACGGCGATAGCGACGACGAGGCACTCGAGGGGCATCGCCGTCCGGACCACAGAATAGATGCGTTTGCGGACCTCCAGGAGGTGGTACTGTGA
- a CDS encoding class II aldolase/adducin family protein yields the protein MILESQRRAVVEHAPALAALTPGRTGNLSVRDGAAGDAFAVTPTGVPYDSFDVEDVPVVGVEGDRRDGDMAPSSEVPMHAAIYRREDVGAIVHTHSPWATAMAVAHEPLPPIHYMIVAVGKRVPVAEYAPYGTDELAEHIVRAMDEADATATFVENHGLVVTAPDVETALENTHHVESLARLYLETRAAGLEPRTLSDAQLETVLEQFESYGQ from the coding sequence GTGATCCTCGAGTCCCAGCGGCGAGCGGTGGTCGAGCACGCGCCGGCGCTCGCTGCGCTGACGCCCGGCCGGACGGGGAACCTGAGCGTTCGCGACGGCGCGGCCGGCGACGCCTTCGCGGTCACGCCGACCGGCGTCCCCTACGACAGTTTCGACGTCGAAGACGTCCCGGTCGTCGGCGTCGAGGGCGACCGGCGCGACGGCGATATGGCCCCGAGCAGCGAGGTCCCGATGCACGCCGCGATCTATCGGCGCGAAGACGTCGGCGCGATCGTCCACACCCACTCACCGTGGGCGACCGCGATGGCCGTCGCACACGAGCCGCTGCCGCCGATCCACTACATGATCGTGGCGGTGGGCAAGCGCGTCCCCGTCGCCGAGTACGCACCGTACGGGACCGACGAGCTGGCCGAGCACATCGTTCGCGCGATGGACGAGGCCGACGCGACGGCGACGTTCGTCGAGAACCACGGTCTCGTCGTCACCGCACCGGACGTCGAAACCGCCCTCGAGAACACCCACCACGTCGAGAGCCTCGCTCGGTTGTACCTCGAGACCCGCGCGGCCGGACTCGAGCCGCGGACGCTCTCGGACGCGCAACTCGAGACGGTCCTCGAGCAGTTCGAGTCCTACGGGCAGTGA
- a CDS encoding NUDIX domain-containing protein, which produces MDLDIGADVAREHQQIRLSDSKLASFREWAVEGTGLTAAVRVTDPDGRVALVKNGWSRGWIPPGGGVEPGEEPIHAARREVREETGLRVTVDDTLVVVDQTYVSDRDDAVRFSAHYVLFSGRADGTIPDADRLGVTPDEITAARWFETLPERLHDGDLLRPYLKRV; this is translated from the coding sequence ATGGACCTCGATATCGGAGCCGACGTCGCCCGAGAACACCAGCAGATCCGACTCTCCGACTCGAAATTGGCGTCGTTCCGGGAGTGGGCGGTCGAGGGCACCGGGCTGACCGCTGCAGTTCGCGTGACCGATCCCGACGGACGGGTCGCACTCGTCAAAAACGGTTGGTCACGCGGGTGGATTCCGCCCGGAGGAGGGGTCGAGCCCGGCGAGGAGCCGATCCACGCTGCCCGCCGAGAGGTGCGCGAAGAGACCGGGCTGCGCGTGACGGTCGACGACACGCTGGTCGTCGTCGACCAGACGTACGTCTCCGACCGCGACGACGCGGTGCGGTTTTCGGCGCACTACGTGCTGTTTTCGGGTCGGGCTGACGGTACCATTCCCGACGCGGACCGGTTGGGCGTGACTCCCGACGAAATCACAGCAGCGCGCTGGTTCGAGACACTTCCCGAACGCCTTCACGACGGAGATCTCCTTCGGCCGTACCTGAAACGCGTCTAG
- the pyrE gene encoding orotate phosphoribosyltransferase, with the protein MTNQDLIDALRAADAVQFGEFELSHGGTSEYYVDKYLFETDPGCLELIAEAFADRVDPDDKLGGVALGGVPLAAATSVAAGVPYVIARKQRKEYGTGNLIEGRLAEGEAVVVVEDIVTTGTSLVEAVEALRDAGATVERALVVVDREEGGRETVEDAGVEMESLVTASELLADRD; encoded by the coding sequence ATGACGAATCAGGACCTCATCGACGCCCTTCGTGCGGCCGACGCCGTCCAGTTCGGCGAGTTCGAACTCTCGCATGGCGGGACGAGCGAGTACTACGTCGACAAGTACCTCTTCGAGACCGATCCCGGCTGCCTCGAGCTGATCGCCGAGGCGTTCGCCGACCGCGTCGACCCGGACGACAAACTCGGCGGCGTCGCGCTGGGCGGCGTGCCGCTGGCCGCCGCGACGAGCGTCGCGGCGGGCGTCCCCTACGTCATCGCGCGCAAACAGCGCAAGGAGTACGGCACCGGAAACCTGATCGAGGGTCGACTCGCCGAGGGCGAGGCCGTCGTCGTCGTCGAGGACATCGTGACGACGGGGACGAGCCTCGTCGAGGCGGTCGAGGCGCTCCGGGACGCGGGCGCGACGGTCGAGCGCGCGCTGGTCGTCGTCGACCGCGAGGAGGGCGGCCGCGAGACCGTCGAAGACGCCGGCGTCGAGATGGAGTCGCTGGTCACCGCGAGCGAGCTGTTGGCCGACCGGGACTGA
- a CDS encoding alpha/beta hydrolase: MTPDSAAEPHPDVQAFLELYESLDTPSFDEVSPEEARRMFDEMQVTEEPDIELESVEDRTIDGPHGDLPIRIYDPGTEGEDRPLLLYIHGGGWVIGSIDTHDGTCRKLAADSGYPVVSVDYGLAPEHPFPGGLRDCYAALEWVADAADELNADPGKLVVAGDSAGGNLATGLSLFVRDHGGPEIAYQLLIYPSTGKVTETDAYEENGEGYMLTNDDMAWFRDHRFEREMDQGNVYATPQLAHDLSDLPPATVVTAGFDPLRDDGANLVERLEDDGVPVEHHHYDDVIHGFFGMISDPVDLDRAHEAHADAVSDLEAALE; this comes from the coding sequence ATGACACCGGACAGCGCGGCGGAACCGCACCCGGACGTGCAGGCGTTCCTCGAGCTCTACGAGTCCCTCGACACGCCGTCGTTCGACGAGGTCTCGCCCGAGGAGGCCCGTCGGATGTTCGACGAGATGCAAGTCACCGAGGAGCCGGACATCGAACTCGAGTCCGTCGAGGACCGAACGATCGACGGGCCCCACGGCGACCTGCCGATTCGGATCTACGATCCGGGCACCGAGGGTGAGGATCGGCCGCTACTCCTGTACATCCACGGCGGCGGCTGGGTCATCGGCAGTATCGACACGCACGACGGTACCTGCCGAAAACTCGCCGCCGACTCGGGCTACCCCGTCGTCAGCGTCGACTACGGGCTCGCACCCGAACACCCCTTCCCCGGGGGACTCCGGGACTGTTACGCGGCCCTCGAGTGGGTCGCCGACGCTGCCGACGAACTGAACGCCGATCCGGGCAAACTCGTCGTCGCGGGCGACAGCGCCGGCGGCAACCTCGCGACGGGGCTGTCGCTGTTCGTTCGGGACCACGGCGGTCCCGAGATCGCGTATCAGCTGCTGATCTACCCCAGCACGGGGAAGGTGACCGAGACCGACGCCTACGAGGAGAACGGCGAGGGGTACATGCTCACGAACGACGACATGGCGTGGTTCCGCGACCACCGCTTCGAGCGCGAGATGGATCAGGGGAACGTCTACGCGACGCCCCAGCTCGCACACGACCTCTCGGACCTGCCGCCGGCGACGGTCGTCACCGCCGGCTTCGACCCGCTTCGCGACGACGGCGCGAACCTGGTCGAGCGACTCGAGGACGACGGCGTCCCCGTCGAACACCACCACTACGACGACGTGATCCACGGCTTCTTCGGCATGATTTCCGATCCGGTCGATCTGGACCGGGCCCACGAGGCCCATGCTGACGCGGTATCGGATCTCGAAGCGGCCCTCGAGTGA
- a CDS encoding CDP-2,3-bis-(O-geranylgeranyl)-sn-glycerol synthase — MAIIETIAIAFWAMLPAYVPNNAAVLAGGGQPIDGGRTWGEKRVLGDGKTWRGTAVGVAAGLALAAVLTALEPTVSDALGFAVPGFTPLAALGLAGGAMLGDILASFLKRRTGRQRGAMFPGLDQLDFVVVSLPLVGLLDFEWFREWFSLEVILVVVVLTPILHVTTNMIAYKLGLKNEPW; from the coding sequence ATGGCAATCATCGAGACTATCGCGATCGCGTTCTGGGCGATGTTGCCCGCTTACGTTCCCAACAACGCGGCGGTACTGGCCGGCGGCGGCCAACCGATCGACGGCGGCCGAACGTGGGGCGAGAAGCGAGTGCTGGGCGACGGGAAGACCTGGCGGGGCACGGCTGTGGGGGTCGCCGCCGGGCTCGCGCTCGCGGCCGTCCTCACCGCCCTCGAGCCGACCGTCAGCGACGCCCTCGGCTTCGCCGTCCCCGGGTTCACGCCGCTCGCCGCGCTCGGCCTCGCCGGCGGCGCGATGCTCGGCGACATCCTCGCCTCCTTTCTCAAGCGCCGCACCGGCCGCCAGCGCGGCGCGATGTTCCCCGGTCTCGACCAGCTGGACTTCGTCGTCGTCTCCCTGCCGCTGGTCGGACTGCTCGACTTCGAGTGGTTCCGCGAGTGGTTCTCGCTCGAGGTGATCCTCGTCGTCGTCGTCCTCACGCCGATCCTCCACGTGACGACGAATATGATCGCGTACAAGCTCGGACTGAAAAACGAGCCGTGGTAG
- a CDS encoding M24 family metallopeptidase: MPREHIFDAAEYERRVSRAKDRLREAALDAIVVADPANMNYLTGYDGWSFYVHQAVVVTPDRDEPVWIGRDMDAGGARATTHLSEESIRAYSDDHVHSPYDLHPMDYVAGVLEELDVDDGRIGLEMDAAYFTAKSYTRLQENLPDAEFEDATLLVGWVRIKKSEQELEYMREAARISENAMQAGLDAIGEGVPEYEAAAAIYEQLITGTEEYGGDYPSIVPLMPSGDHTGTPHLTWTDREFEDGDPVIIELSGCRHRYHSPLARTTFVGDPPAELEETAEIVVEGLEAALDAAEPGVTCESVEEAWRGTIAKYGLEKEDRIGYSMGLGYPPDWGEHTASIRPGDETVLEEDMTFHMIPGIWTDEIGMEISETFHVTSDGAETLAEFPRQLFTT; this comes from the coding sequence ATGCCACGAGAGCATATTTTCGACGCAGCGGAGTACGAACGGCGCGTCTCGCGGGCGAAAGACCGGTTGCGCGAGGCGGCGCTCGACGCGATCGTCGTGGCCGATCCCGCGAACATGAACTACCTGACGGGGTACGACGGCTGGTCGTTCTACGTCCACCAGGCGGTCGTCGTCACGCCCGACCGCGACGAACCCGTCTGGATCGGCCGCGACATGGACGCGGGCGGCGCGCGAGCGACCACACACCTGTCCGAGGAGAGCATCCGCGCGTACAGCGACGATCACGTCCACTCGCCGTACGATCTGCACCCGATGGACTACGTCGCGGGCGTCCTCGAGGAACTGGACGTCGACGACGGCCGGATCGGCCTCGAGATGGACGCCGCCTACTTTACAGCGAAGTCCTACACCCGCCTCCAGGAGAATCTCCCCGACGCCGAGTTCGAGGACGCGACGCTGCTCGTCGGCTGGGTTCGCATCAAGAAATCCGAGCAGGAACTCGAGTACATGCGCGAAGCGGCCCGGATCTCCGAGAACGCGATGCAGGCGGGGCTCGACGCCATCGGGGAAGGCGTGCCGGAGTACGAGGCCGCGGCCGCGATCTACGAACAGTTGATCACCGGTACCGAGGAGTACGGCGGCGACTACCCCTCCATCGTCCCGCTGATGCCCTCGGGCGACCACACCGGCACGCCGCACCTGACGTGGACGGACCGCGAGTTCGAGGACGGCGATCCGGTCATCATCGAACTCTCCGGCTGTCGCCACCGGTATCACTCGCCGCTGGCCCGCACGACGTTCGTCGGCGACCCGCCCGCCGAACTCGAGGAGACCGCCGAGATCGTCGTCGAGGGACTCGAGGCCGCGCTCGACGCCGCCGAACCCGGCGTCACCTGCGAGTCGGTCGAAGAAGCCTGGCGCGGGACCATCGCGAAATACGGCCTCGAGAAGGAGGACCGCATCGGTTACTCGATGGGACTCGGCTACCCGCCGGACTGGGGCGAACACACCGCGAGCATCCGCCCCGGCGACGAGACGGTGCTCGAGGAGGACATGACGTTCCACATGATCCCCGGCATCTGGACGGACGAGATCGGCATGGAGATCAGCGAGACGTTCCACGTCACCAGCGACGGTGCCGAGACGCTCGCCGAGTTCCCGCGCCAACTGTTCACGACGTAG
- the gdhB gene encoding glutamate dehydrogenase GdhB, producing MTTPSPATESKSEDELDSALVTARRQLERAATHVDVDPGVVERLKHPTRVQQVSVPLERDGGSVEVFTGYRAQHDDVRGPYKGGLRYHPEVSAEECTGLSMWMTWKCAVMDLPFGGGKGGIAVDPKSLSADETERLTRRFAEELRDAVGPTKDVPAPDMGTDAQTMAWFMDAYSMQQGETIPGVVTGKPPVIGGSYGREEAPGRSTAIAAREAVTYYDREVSATTVAVQGFGSVGANAARLLEDWGATVVAVSDVNGAIYDPDGLETHAIPTHDEAPEAVLEHDAPEMLGNDEILELDVDVLIPAAVGNVITADNADAVAADIVVEGANGPTTFAADTILEERGVPVIPDILANAGGVTVSYFEWLQDINRRQWSLERVNDELEEHMLEAWDDVRAQVDAEGLTWRDAAYVVALSRIAEAKETRGLWP from the coding sequence ATGACAACACCATCGCCCGCAACCGAGAGCAAGTCCGAGGACGAACTCGATTCGGCACTCGTCACCGCCCGCCGGCAGTTAGAACGAGCCGCGACGCACGTCGACGTCGACCCCGGCGTCGTCGAGCGCCTGAAACACCCGACGCGGGTCCAGCAGGTGTCGGTGCCGCTCGAGCGCGACGGCGGCTCCGTCGAGGTCTTCACGGGGTACCGGGCGCAGCACGACGACGTCCGCGGCCCCTACAAAGGGGGGCTGCGCTATCACCCCGAGGTCAGCGCGGAGGAGTGTACCGGCCTCTCGATGTGGATGACCTGGAAGTGCGCGGTGATGGATCTCCCCTTCGGCGGCGGGAAAGGCGGCATCGCCGTCGATCCCAAGTCGTTGAGCGCCGACGAGACCGAGCGGCTCACCCGCCGGTTCGCGGAGGAACTGCGCGACGCGGTCGGGCCGACGAAGGACGTCCCAGCGCCGGATATGGGCACCGACGCCCAGACGATGGCCTGGTTCATGGACGCCTACTCGATGCAGCAGGGCGAGACGATTCCCGGCGTCGTCACGGGCAAGCCGCCGGTCATCGGCGGTTCCTACGGTCGCGAGGAGGCCCCCGGCCGCTCGACGGCGATCGCCGCGCGCGAAGCCGTCACGTACTACGACCGCGAGGTCTCGGCCACGACGGTCGCAGTCCAGGGGTTCGGCAGCGTCGGGGCCAACGCCGCCCGCTTGCTCGAGGACTGGGGCGCGACCGTCGTCGCCGTCAGCGACGTCAACGGCGCGATATACGACCCCGACGGCCTCGAGACGCACGCGATTCCGACTCACGATGAAGCGCCCGAAGCGGTGCTCGAGCACGACGCCCCCGAAATGCTCGGCAACGACGAGATCCTCGAACTCGACGTCGACGTGCTGATCCCGGCCGCCGTCGGCAACGTCATCACCGCCGACAACGCGGACGCCGTCGCGGCCGATATCGTCGTCGAGGGCGCGAACGGGCCGACCACGTTCGCCGCCGACACCATCCTCGAGGAGCGCGGCGTGCCCGTGATCCCCGACATCCTCGCGAACGCGGGCGGCGTGACGGTCAGCTACTTCGAGTGGCTCCAGGACATCAACCGCCGTCAGTGGTCGCTCGAGCGGGTCAACGACGAACTCGAGGAGCACATGCTCGAGGCCTGGGACGACGTTCGTGCGCAGGTCGACGCCGAAGGGTTGACGTGGCGTGACGCGGCCTACGTGGTGGCGCTGTCTCGGATCGCGGAGGCGAAGGAGACGCGCGGGCTCTGGCCGTAG
- a CDS encoding DUF502 domain-containing protein, with amino-acid sequence MASWKRVFASGLILIGPILVTLYVVYRVYAIVTGLTPTIAFGTEALRGFIGHEPTRELVVRALQIAASLSFFLLVTLAIGILTRTTVGELFARGIDGIVNRVPGLRVVYNASKIAAETTIGEEQALQESVTVESWDGTQMPAFKTGHTTSDGRIVLFIPTAPNVSSGFVVEAEADRVTETDESVEETLARVLSGGFGESKHPQKTGPTVPVDPSGDRETDDE; translated from the coding sequence ATGGCCTCGTGGAAACGAGTGTTCGCGAGCGGGCTAATCCTCATCGGACCGATACTCGTCACGCTGTACGTCGTCTATCGCGTCTACGCGATCGTGACCGGGCTCACGCCCACGATCGCGTTCGGCACCGAGGCACTGCGCGGGTTCATCGGCCACGAACCGACCCGCGAACTCGTCGTCCGCGCCCTCCAGATCGCGGCCTCGTTGAGCTTCTTCCTGCTCGTGACGCTCGCGATCGGCATCCTGACCAGAACGACGGTCGGCGAACTCTTCGCGCGGGGCATCGACGGAATCGTAAATCGCGTTCCGGGGCTCCGCGTCGTCTACAACGCGTCGAAGATCGCCGCCGAAACCACGATCGGCGAGGAACAGGCGCTGCAGGAATCGGTCACCGTCGAGAGCTGGGACGGAACCCAGATGCCGGCGTTCAAGACCGGCCACACCACCAGCGACGGGCGGATCGTCCTCTTCATTCCGACGGCCCCGAACGTCAGCTCGGGGTTCGTCGTCGAAGCCGAGGCCGATCGGGTCACCGAGACGGACGAGAGCGTCGAAGAGACGCTCGCTCGAGTCCTGAGCGGCGGTTTCGGCGAGTCGAAGCATCCGCAGAAGACGGGGCCGACCGTCCCGGTCGATCCGTCTGGCGATCGGGAGACGGACGACGAGTGA